Within the Miscanthus floridulus cultivar M001 chromosome 17, ASM1932011v1, whole genome shotgun sequence genome, the region TCCCATAATGATAATTATATAccgtaaatattaatattttgttatatatatttggtcaaagctgaAGATAATTGACTTCTTGGAAAACGAGAATGACTTTTTTATGGGATTGAGAGAGTAGAGGATAAGGGAGagtagaaaagaaaataaataaacaaataattaaaataaaaaatctactaTATCATGATGAGAATCTGTTTAACAAATATTCTAAGGAAACAGCTTCAGCAACATCAATGAAGCTACTTGTGGAACCAGAACTAAAAAATCTGCTCCGAAACTCCAGATCCTTGGAATGTCCAATGTCAATTGGCAGGGCAGATTTCTATACACAAGTACACAAAGCCGTTCCACCCTAATGTCCtaaaaaaaaatgctacagtacctgtcatatcgaatgtttgtgacccgtgcatggagtattaaatgtagacggaaaaaaaactaattacacagtttggtgggaaattacgagacgaacgttttaaacctaattaattcataTTTGAAcattatttgtcaaataaaaacgaacgtactatattaaccccaaattccaaattcttGGAACGGCAAACACAACTTAAACCCCACAGGAGTGCGTGCAGCCTTTTCTTCTCTCCCGTTCATCCCGcgtccgctctctctctctctctctcgtgggcCGTGGCGTTGAGTCGGCGACCGCCGCCACCCCCGTgcgcgcgcgctctctctctctctctctctcgtggcgACGAGTGGGCAACCGCagcccgccgccgccctcgccagGTGCCCAGGTCGCCCTTCGGCAGCGACGAGCATCCACCAGGTATATGCCCACCTCTTCTCTTTCCTTCCTGCCGTGTGAAACTGAGCCcccaaaccctaacttaagctatTTGTCCATTAGTATTTGAACTTGATCTAATTACAAGCTTATGTATGCACTCCTCCATACAAAAAATGGAGTATTAGTCCTACTAACTTCACTTTTTTGCAAAAATTATCGGGGGTCCACTCCTAGTAGCGAAGGAATTTCATCAAGATGAAACGGCCCTTGTCGATCCCAGTTATTGAACgattaattagttttttttttgtctagatATATTTGGGAAATTTAGCATTAGCGATTACTGAGTCTTGGCTACTCTGGGTTCTATATACACACTGAGGTTGTGAGGGTACCAAATTGGAGCCCAGTGAAATGATTAGTTAGTTTTTCCCTGTCATTATATGTAATTAAATTTACACTTTTTGAGTCTTTGCTTGAACCATTTTGGATTACTTCAGATTTGTACATGAGTGTGATCTTCCCATTGTGAAGTCGGAGGCAATCAAGTATGGCTTCAAGGGCAATCATTAGGAGAAGGAAGTATTTCTTGGATCATGTTAACACACCTATCATTTCATCGTCCGCCTTCTCTACCTTCCAACATGGAAGACTCGGTTTGGAGGTTGAGCCAAGAACAGAACAGCGATTTCTCAAGCATAGTTCTGGGGATTCCAAATGTGAGAAGGAGCAACACAGTATGAGTTTGATAAAAAAAGATCTACTAGGTCTTGGTAATGGGTTTCGGCAACGTCCAGCTTATGTGATTTCTCTTTCTCATGGTGGAATTGGAAAGAATGAATTTGGGTTGCCTTTGAGCTTGGGAGCTAGATCTTTGCTGCAGTCAGTCCGCACAGCATCAACTACAACTGCAGGGCAGCCTAAGATGGATACAGATGATGAACAGAGTGAGGACCAGAAGcagaataaaaagaaaaaggaggcaTCCCCAGAAGAATGTGATCAGGCTGTGGAAGGCCTAAGCACTGCAAAAGCTAAGGCTAAAGCTAAGCAGGTACAAGAATCTCTGAAGGTTGACCAATCAGTTATACAGAAGTTTTGGGCGAGAATTCTGGGTGTTGGTCCTGCTCTCCATGCTGTGGCTTCAATGAGCAGGTCTCAATTCCTTTTCTTTCCTACCTGAATGCATGATTATATAAGATGAATGATTGGTCTGTTTCTTCTGTAACTTATGAAAcaattttttgtttgtttgttaagGGCTGATTGGGCTGCAAAGCTTAAGCATTGGAAGGATGAATTTGTTTCTACACTGCAGCATTACTGGTTAGGGACAAAACTACTCTGGGCagatgttaggatctcatcaagaTTGCTGGTGAAACTTGCTGGTGGGAAGAGCCTTTCAAGAAGAGAGAGGCAACAGCTGACACGGACAACAGCAGATATCTTCAGGCTGGTCCCGTTTGCTGTGTTCATCATTGTTCCATTCATGGAATTCTTACTGCCAGTCTTCCTCAAGTTGTTTCCAAACATGCTTCCATCAACTTTCCAGGACAAAATGAAAGAAGAGGTATGTTCTTGACTATTTGTAAGTTGCAACTACCTGAAATTATGTTGCTTGTGTCTCCGCAAGTGAAATACTACTGTATGCTTAAGTCACGAACCATATCTAATAAACTATTAATTATTGTTTCGATTGATTAGCATACCCTATTGGTGCCATTTGTATGGAAACCACAAGCACTATCATAGTGCAATCTGATTGGCTCACGGGTGCTTCTTTTTCCTCTACAGGAGGGACTAAAAAGGAAATTGAAAGCAAGAATGGAGTATGCAAAATTTTTGCAAGATACCGCAAAAGAAATGGCAAAGGAAGTTCAGACATCTCGTAGCGGAGAAACAAAACAGACAGCTGAAGATCTGGACGAATTTTTGAATAAGGTATAAGTTTCTTTGTGTGCTCTGTTGTCTCTGGAATAACTATGCATAGTGAACTACTTTCTCTATTATTGATTGGATAATGTGCCTTGAGATCAGGTTAGGAGAGGTGAACGTGTCTCTAatgatgaaatcttgaatttcgCAAAGCTATTCAATGATGAACTTACTCTGGATAACATGAGCAGGTTAGATATTCCTTTAGTAACTGTATAAATTCATATTCACAATTACACTAGTGACTAAACAGTTGGTTGGCACTATCCTGCAGACCACGCTTGGTTAATATGTGCAAATATATGGGTATCCGGCCTTTTGGTACAGACCACTACTTGAGGTTCATGCTTCGCAAAAAACTGCAAGAGTAAGTATTTAAATGAAGGGGTTAACTGAATGCTTATGCATTCTTATCTGCATATGCCAATATAACAGAATTGGTTAATTTTGTATATCAAACAGTGATGGGAACTTGTGGTTGATACTATCTTGTAGacagctcacctaatcaattatCAAAACAGAAAGTTTTGTTTCTAGTTAGTGGGACTACTGATAGAAAATTCATGCATTACTTTCAAGAAAAGACTTTGCAATGGGCAGTGTTTCTGTGGCCATGTAAACTTAGCAGACATTTGGAATCATCTTCATTTTGTTTATGTTTAACTCTCCATGCCACAGTGTTTTTTTGTTAGTCAAATAGCACTTTAGGTTCAACACCTAGATTTGTTTTCTGTCTATATAAAGAAGTTCATGATTTCTTCTTTCTTCGGTTTAGTTGGTAGTTGTTTTTCTGTCTGTTTTGTTGGTGTTTTTTTAGATTCATCGAGTTTGAACTTAAAATGCTGGTGCGAAATATCTGCTTATTTTGTTAATATTCCTTATCGTTTCAGCATTAAGAATGATGATAAGCTGATTCAAGCCGAGGGAGTGGAATCTCTCTCTGAAGAAGAGCTCCGGCAAGCCTGCCAGGAACGTGGTCATCTAGGCTTGCTGTCAACTGAAGAGATGCGCCAACAGGTTTGTTGCATTATGATGTGCACATGATCACAGTTATTTGAGCCATCAGTTCTTGTTCCACACTACAAAACACACTTATCTTTTTGAGACAGATTTTCAGCACTTCTCCATTATTGCCCACCATTTAATATACCCTTCATTTAATTGCAACAACACATGCATAGTTAATTATTTCTGATGTACCTAGCCATCCCAGCAACTGTGAATTTGATCCTTTTTAACATGGTCATGCCTTAGCACACTGTGTCAAGAATTGGAATGGTACGATGATATGGAATAAGTGAATAACACATGATATGGAATGGAGTGTTATTCACGTTGACTTAGCTCACTGTTTTATCAAAGAATGCatgttttctctctttctttttggctAACTTTAAGGACCTCTATAAGCTGCTCAGGGCCATGTTTGCTTCTCTTAGTGGCTGTTTTCTCGTTCTTTTCTCGTCTCTTCTCTCTGTTAAATGAAATGTTATGTTTTAGAGTTTGTTTGCTCCAAAAGGCTATTTGTAAAATATGTCCCAAGTCTGATGTACTGTTGAAGGAAAGTACAACCAGCCCCAGCTTTGACTTTGTGTTAAACACATCTGACTATCTGAGTTGTATTGCTtggcttttattttttttaaccaTAAGTGTAACTCAATGATACTAAAATCTGGTATATATAGCAGCTGTGTAGAATTTTAGAtgcatgataaactgtaccaatAAATTTCATTTTGCACCCAGCTCCGAGACTGGTTGGACCTCTCACTTAATCATGCTGTGCCATCTTCACTTCTTATACTTTCAAGGTAAGTTTGGTTGATATTTCCTTCTAGTGTTATTACCACTCGTGCTTGCATTCTTATATTTGGTAATACTTTTAGAGCCTTTACTGTGTCTGGGAGAATGAAGCCTGAGGAGGCTGTTGTAGCAACACTATCTTCTCTACCAGATGAAGTTGTGGATACAGTTGGGACAGTATTGCCATCTGAAGATTCGGTTTCTGAGAGGAGGAGAAAATTAGAATTCCTTGAGATGCAGGAAGAACTTATCAAGGTGATATAGAACTTTAGACTGAAACATGTTCTTTTTCTTAGCTTCTTGTTACCATTATATTTGAGTAGGTCTTCTGTGGGAGTAATGCTGTGTATCTGATAGAGAACTTCCATCCACTGAATGTGCACCTCATAGTTTTGTTATTTAAGTTTCATCCAGTCCAGAAAGACACATTTATCTTAAGTAGTTAAGCCATAGATTAGTATTTTCTAACAACCCAACTTTATATGCACCCTGGATATTCTGATATTTTGAAATGCCAACTTCGTATACTGGTGTTTTGCTGTGACCTTGCTGAATCACATGCTTGAATTTCTTAGGATTTCCTGTTTGTATTTTATCATGTGACAAAGTTACAAAGGTAGATTTCAATAGACTGATATTGGGCCCAATCCCTTCTGATTGGCAAATGAACTAAAGCTTATTTGAAGGGATTGGGCCTAATCCcactatatccaaacaagccATTAATATGCCTCAGTGGCTCAAGTCCATGGTTTATGCTATTTCACGGGTCAAGTGGAACTTGTTCATTAGAAGAACTAATTTGAAAACGTTTTTATAATAGAACTCAGTTTTGATGTCTCAGTGTATGGTTTATACATTCCTTGCTCTCGATCTATTAAGCTCACCTAAACTCCTTTGAGATTCATATTAGATTTAATGTAGAGTGTTCTTATCTTTTCTCAATAAAATGGCTGAAGGCTTGTTCAGACAAACAATTCCACATGTGGATTGGagcgggtgtgtgtgtgtgttttgtcTGAGCAAGCCCTGAATGGGATCTGTTAATGCAGCTTGCTTAAAAAAAATCTAGGATACGAATTCATATTTGTTTATCGTTATATAATCATTTTTATTATGTTGCAAATCTGTGCTGTTGATGTTCTGCGTATAAAAACCATTCAGgaggaagagaaaaaaaaagagaaagaagaaaaggcaaaacaaaagaaagaagaggAGGCAAAGATGAAAGAACCAGACACTGCTGAAGAAGATTTAGCTTTGAAGGAAATGACTGATGCTACTGCTAGGGAAGAAGAAGAACTGAGAAAAGCGAAAGAACATGACAAGGAAAAGCTCTGTAATATCAGCCGTGCATTGGCTGTGCTCGCATCTGCCTCTGTATGATCCTAGTCTATGCGTATTCTTTTATTAGTAAATGTACATATGGACACTAATAGCACCATTGTTCTAGAACAATTGTCTGTCTGACCTTTTTCCAACTTCCATCTCTACATTGCAGTCTGTTAGCAAGGAGCGTCAAGAGTTCCTGAGCCTTGTCAATAAAGAGGTACAGTGTGAATTGTGATTAAAGCAACAATTATTCATGCATTCACCTTTCAGTTATAACAAATAATGCATCATGGAGGTTTAATAGGATTTAGCTGTCCAAATGTCCCAATGCAGATAGAGCTATATAACTCCATGCTCGAAAAAGAGGGtactgaaggtgaagaagaagctaAAAAAGCATATATAGCTGCTAGGGAAGAGCCAGACCATGATGCTGAGGTCGCTGCAGAAGAAAAGGTCTCGTCAGCGCTGATTGAGAAGGTAAGAAATCCTCTTAATGCGTGTTATAGCCATAGTTAAAATTTACAAATATCACCTTTGATGTGTTTTCAGAGGTAAGTGTTTTTGGATATTTCCCttaaaaactataaatagatgtcTGAAAAGTTTAGAGATAAGACTGCAAACTTTTGCTTGACTTACAGACAGTTCTACCAATAGTCCAATATCAAATGATTGTAACTTTGGCCTATTATTGATGATACTTAACAGTTACTACCCTTTGTTTTTAAATTTCAAGGATGTCGAATGTCTGTACATCTTAAAAAGCCTGATCAAAATTTCCTAATAGAGCTGTTGTATTTTTTTGAATCTTTAGTTGGTAGCTACTTAGAGATAATAATCATATCAAATGGGTCTAGTTGGTAAGGATACCAAACTCGCTGGCTGTGTCGACATTCTAGAATGCTACAAAAAGAAACATGCACCACTTGATTCTGGTGATGTGAGCCAATTAGTTTATACTGTAAACCGCTGAGGAAGAGGTATATAATAACATAAACGGTTCAAAAATGAATCCACTTCACATAAATTTATACTGTAGTTatctttttttttagaaaggacggcaaaagctttgccgctatttttattagacgatgaaaaagaaaaacaaatgccGGCTATTAGACATGTATTGTAGACATGTATAGTCCTGTATACGTTGTATCTGGATGTGATGTAATCCAAGCCCCATtgggctatatatatgaaaggtcacCCCCCCTAAGAGGGGGTGTGGTGTTTCCTACATTTATCTCTACATGGTATCATTCACAATCAGACCCTAGCCCTCTGCTTCCGCCCCTTTCTAACCTCGCACGCGCGATTAGCGCTCGCTACTCCTCGTGATCGTGCCTCCCCCTCGGCTCGCGACCGCGCCTCACGCGCCCCTCCGCGCGTGAGACACTCACACCCGTCCACCCTTCCCGACGGCGCTCCTTCACCCCTCCCTCCCGATGGCCACCAGCACCACACCAGCCACCAGAGACGGCACCATGCCAGCAGTCGGCGCCGGCACCCTGCCAGCCATCGGCGCTGGCACCGTGGGTGCCGCTGGCGCCGACCTTGCAGCCCCGCTGCCGCTGATCGTGGCTCATCCCTACGCCACAGTCAACGTCAAGTCCCATGTCCCAATCATGTTGGAACTCACCTCCAACTACTCAAAGTGGGCGTTCTTCTTCAAGTCGCTGTGCGGGAAATTCGGGCTTCGCTCGCACATCGACGGCACCGCTCCTCCTCAACCTGATGACCCGCAGTGGGACGCTGCGGAGTGCCGCGTTCGCGTCTGGCTCTCCGGCTCCGTCGACGACTCCGTCCTCGACCTCGCCATGGAGGACGTTGATCCCACCGCCCGTGATCTGTGGGTGGCCATCGAGGGGATCTTCCGCGCCAACAGGGAGCCACGTGCCATCTTCCTCCTCAACGAGTTCCACTCCATGGTACAAGGTgactccaccatctccacctacTGCCAGCGCCTCAAGATCAAGGCCGTCGCCCTCCGTGACATCGGCCACCATGTGGAGGATTCGCAGCTCGTCCTCGCTCTCCTGCGTGGCCTCAACCCTCGCTTCTCCAACACCGCCGATGACATCGCCAACTTCGCCGTTCTTCCCACGTTCGCCAGAGCCCATGACATGCTGGTTCTCAAGGAACTTCGCTTTGCCAACGACGTGAAGACCGTCGTCAACACCGCCGTCCTCGCTGCAGCCCGGTCTGGCCGCACCAGCCCGGGCGAGTGCTGCTCCACCACCGTCGTGGCCACCTCTGGTGGCTCCTACAACCCCCACATCAGCTGCTACGACAGCGGcaacagggcggcggcggcgggaaaggcaagggcaagggcaagggcaagggcaagggcaagcGCGGTCCGGGTGGCGGTCAGCCCCGCAGCGGTGCTGCTGGCGCCCCTCAGCAGGTCGGCCAGTACAGGCCCATTGGTCCTTGGATCTGCTACAACCCGTGGGCTCCGCAGGGCCCTCCTCCGGCTCAACAGGGCCTAGCGGCTGGCGCCTAGGTGTCCTCGGCGCGCCCCCTCAGGCCCGCACGGCGTTCGTGCCCGTGCATCCTCCGACGACCTTCGCACCGCTTCAGTTCTCCCAGCCGGCTCCTATGTGGAACCAGGCTGGCCTCGTCGCCGCGCTCAACCAGATGCATCTCCAGGACTAGCAGCCCTGGGTGATGGATTCCGGTGCTTCCTCTCATGAGCTCTTCGGATGGTATACTTCTTTCCCGCCATCCTTCTCATTCCTCCATTACTGTTGGCAATGGTCACACACTTCCTATTTCCTGTCGTGGCGAGTCTATCCTTCACACACCAGTGTCCAATTTTCCACTTCATAATGTTCTAGTTGTTCCATCCCTAGTGCACAATTTGCTCTCAGTTCGTCAGTTCACTAGAGATTACAACTGTTCTATCGAATTTGACGCTCTTGGTTTTTCTGTCAAGGATATCCAGACCCGGCGCGTGATGCTTCGCTGCAATAGTGCCGGCGATCTTTACACCATTCCCACTACACCTCCCGCTCCACACGCCAGCATCGCCATCTCCACCGACCTCTGGCATCACCGTCTTGGTCATCCCAGCTCCGCCACCATAGATACTCTTCGCCATAGTGCGACCATCAGTTGTAATAATGTAGCGCATACTCTATGTAGCTCCACCACCATGTCAGCTTGGCAAACATGTGCGGCTTCCTTTTTCAAATTCCAGTTCTTTTAGCACTATGCCTTTTGAACTCATTCATTGTGATGTGTGGACATCTCCTGTTGCCAGTATTTCGGGCTTTCAATATTACCTCATTTTACTTGATGATTTTACTCATTTCTGTTGGACTTTTCCCCTCGTTCGCAAATCTGAGGTTGCAGCCCATATCACAAAATTTTGCAACTATGTCTCCATACAATTCAGCCTCGCCATCAAAGCCATCCAGGCCGATAACGGCACTGAATTTGTAAACAATACCCTCGAGACTCTTTTTGCCTCTCGTGGTATTCATTTACGCCTTTCGTGTCCATATACTTCCCCACAAAATGGCAAGGCCAAACGCATCCTTCGCACACTGAACAACATTAGCCGCACCATGCTCATTCATGCGCACCTGCCCGCACCCTATTGGGCTGAGGCGCTCGCCACAGCGACATACTTGCTGAACCGGCGCCTGTGTTCCGCCGTTCGCAATGCCATCCCCTATGCTCTACTCTACAACAAAACACCCGATTACTCTCATCTTCGAGTTTTTGGGTGCCTCTGCTATCCCAACATGACCGCCACGACTCGCCACAAGCTCGCCCCTCGGTCCACAGCTTGTGTATTCCTTGGCTATCCCTCCTCCCACAAGGGGTACCACTGTCTCGATCTCTCAACGCGGCGCATCATCATCTCACGTCACGTTGTGTTTGATGAGACTTGTTTTCCCTTCGGGCTTTACCCTTCCGGGTCCCCGCCGAGCGACCTGGATTTCTTGCTTGTAGGTACTGTCTCGGCATGACTCCCCGCGGCCGCTCCGTTGCATGTTGACGTCGCGCGACCCCGCTCTTCTCAGGCGGTCCTGGAGAAGCTGCAGGACGACCCTGCTATCCTCTTCCGCGGCTCTGTGGTGGCTGCCGTCCCACCACCACCTGCAGTCGCCCTCGCTCCACCGGCCCGGGACTTCCACCTGACGTACAGCCGACGTCCCCGGGCCTCTACGACAGCACCAGCAGCCGCGCAGGCTGCTCGGGCACCTGCGCCGGCACCAACTCCGGAGCAGCCTGCATCACCGCCTGCCGCCGTGCAGCTTGCCACCCCACCGCCCGTGTCCGTGCAGCCTGCTCCGGCGCCGGTCGTGCCGGCCCCTGCACCAGCACCTGCGCCACCGGCCTCCCGGATGGTCACCCGGTCACAGACTGGAACTCTTCGCCAGGTCCAGCACTTCGGTTTCTCCGCCACGCACTCCGTCGTCTCGCCAGTACCGGCGAACTACAGGAGCGCCTTGGCCGACCCTCAGTGGAGGGCTGCCATGGCCGAGGGGTACAAGGCGCTCGTTGATAACGGGACTTGGCGCCTCGTCCCTCTTCCCCCCGGCGCCAATATTGTGACGGGCAAGTGGATTTTCAAACACAAATTCCACTCAGACGGTTCCCTTGCCCGCCACAAGGCACGCTGGGTGGTTCGCGGCTTCTCCCAGCGCCACGGCGTCGACTACAACGAGACGTTTAGCCCCGTCATCAAGCCGGCCACGATCCGCGTTGTCCTCAGCCTTGCTGCTTCACATTCCTGGCCAATCCACTAGCTTGACGTGAAGAATGCCTTCCTCCACGGTCATCTGGCGGAGACCGTGTACTGCCAACAGCCTCCTGGCTTCGTCGACCCTGCTCACCCTGACGATGTTTATCTTCTGTAGCGCTCTTTGTATGGCCTGAAAGAGACTCCTCGGGCCTGGTACCAGCGGTTCGCCGCCTACCTCAGGCTCCTCGGCTTCGTCGCCTTTGTCTCCGACACGTCCCTCTTTGTGCTCAAAGAGGGGGACGCCATCGCCTACCTGCTCctgtacgtcgacgacatcatccTTACAGCTTCTTCGACTGCCCTCCTGCAGTGCATCATGGCGTCTCCACTCTGAGTTCGCCATGACGGACCTCGGCGACTTGCACCACTTCCTCGGCATTGCCGTCACGCGCTCGCCACAGGGGCTCTTCCTCTCCCAGTGCCAGTATGCTGTGGACCTTCTAAAGCGGGCGGGCATGGTCGAGTGTCACTCTACCTCCACACCAGTTGACACTCGGGCCAAGCTCTCTGCCACCGACGGCGCTCCGTTCGCCAATCCCTCACAGTATTGGAGTCTCGCCGGCGCCCTACAGTACCTGACGCTCACCCGTCCCGAGCTTGCCTCGTGGTTCAGCAGGTGTGCCTCTTCATGCATGATCCCCGTGAGCCTCATCTCGCGTTGATCAAGCGCATCCTCTGCTACGTGAAGGGCACTTTGTCCACTGGCATCCACCTCAGCTCCGGGCCGGTTGACTCCCTCACCGTGTACTCCGATGCGGACTGGGCGGGCTGTCTAGACTCCAGGCGCTCTACGTCCGGCTACCGCGTCTTCCTCGGCGACAATCTGGTCTCTTGGTCATCCAAGCGCCAGACGATGGTGTCCCGTTCCAGTGCTGAGGCTGAGTACCGCGCAGTTGCGCATGCCGTCGCCGAGTGCTGTTGGCTTCGTCAGCTTCTTTAGGAGCTCCACGCACCTATTGCTTCTGCGACCGTCGTGTATTGCGACAATGTCAGCGTTGTCTATATGATTGCTAATCCTGTCCACCATCGTCGCACGAAGCACATTGAGGCCGACATTCACTTCGTCCGCGACAAGGTTGCCTTGGGACAGGTTCGGGTGCTCCATGTCCCCACGACACATCAGTTCGCGGACATCATGACCAAAGGCTTACCTGTACAGCTGTTCACTGACTTTAGGTCTAGTCTTTGCGTCCGAAATCCTCCCGCTGTGACTGCGGGCGGGCATTAGACGTGTATAGTCCTGTATACGTTGTATCTGGACATGATGTAATCCAAGCCCCATtgggctatatatatgaaaggtcacCCCCCTAAGAGGGTGTGTGGTGTTTCCCTACATTTATCTCTCTACACCGGCCCAGTTTTTTGAGTGGAAACCGGGCCCAAAAAGAAAAACAAGTGCTGGCACATAAATAAATTTATACTCTAGTGTAGTTATCGATGGTACTACTATTTGCATATTCTCCATATACTGCCGTCATCTTCATGCTTGAGGAAAATCCTGGACATGCATCAACTAAGATTTAAGTTGGTCATTTACTCTGTCTTTTTGTAGGTTTTATAACTTAATCTATTTGG harbors:
- the LOC136517728 gene encoding uncharacterized protein, with product MASRAIIRRRKYFLDHVNTPIISSSAFSTFQHGRLGLEVEPRTEQRFLKHSSGDSKCEKEQHSMSLIKKDLLGLGNGFRQRPAYVISLSHGGIGKNEFGLPLSLGARSLLQSVRTASTTTAGQPKMDTDDEQSEDQKQNKKKKEASPEECDQAVEGLSTAKAKAKAKQVQESLKVDQSVIQKFWARILGVGPALHAVASMSRADWAAKLKHWKDEFVSTLQHYWLGTKLLWADVRISSRLLVKLAGGKSLSRRERQQLTRTTADIFRLVPFAVFIIVPFMEFLLPVFLKLFPNMLPSTFQDKMKEEEGLKRKLKARMEYAKFLQDTAKEMAKEVQTSRSGETKQTAEDLDEFLNKVRRGERVSNDEILNFAKLFNDELTLDNMSRPRLVNMCKYMGIRPFGTDHYLRFMLRKKLQDIKNDDKLIQAEGVESLSEEELRQACQERGHLGLLSTEEMRQQLRDWLDLSLNHAVPSSLLILSRAFTVSGRMKPEEAVVATLSSLPDEVVDTVGTVLPSEDSVSERRRKLEFLEMQEELIKEEEKKKEKEEKAKQKKEEEAKMKEPDTAEEDLALKEMTDATAREEEELRKAKEHDKEKLCNISRALAVLASASSVSKERQEFLSLVNKEIELYNSMLEKEGTEGEEEAKKAYIAAREEPDHDAEVAAEEKVSSALIEKVDAMLQELEKEIDDVDAQIGNRWQLLDRDLDGKVTPEEVAAAAAYLKDTIGKEGVQELISNLSKDKEGKILVEDIVRLASQTEEHNDEEEEARQ